The Nitrospirota bacterium genome contains a region encoding:
- a CDS encoding insulinase family protein codes for MSYKTRHIMRILPSLLIIILLWTSISLASPGIEPKRVVLKNGITLLFVETHALPMVNISVAIKAGAIYDPPGKGGVASLTSALIDEGTTTRTSRQIAEEIDFIGGKLSAAGGEDYSSASLVVLKKDISTGMELLTDILLNPVFPAEELERKKKETIAAIISERDDPGAVASKEFYRAVFQGHPYGIPVEGDEESVSRITRDDIMNFYQQFYKPNNTIISVTGDLNYKEAVSLIETSFVRWDKSRLKLPEVPPVNKVSKGDSILIDRNITQSNIVLGHTGISRDNPDYYAVSLMNYILGGGGFESRMTKEIRDNKGLAYSVYSHFDVNRFPGAFTVEVQTKNESARDAIEGIRTELKKIREEQVSDDELNDAKAYLTGSFPLRLDTNAKISNFMLMVEYYNLGPDYIRDYPNKINSVTKDDILRVARKYIDTENCVTVVVGKQEKTGLRK; via the coding sequence ATGAGTTATAAGACAAGACACATTATGAGGATACTTCCCTCTTTATTAATAATAATTCTCCTCTGGACATCAATCAGCCTTGCATCCCCTGGCATTGAGCCAAAGAGGGTGGTACTGAAAAATGGCATAACCCTGCTTTTTGTTGAAACCCATGCCCTTCCCATGGTCAACATATCTGTTGCGATCAAGGCTGGCGCCATTTATGACCCCCCTGGAAAGGGGGGAGTTGCCAGTCTCACATCTGCCTTGATTGATGAGGGGACCACGACAAGGACATCACGTCAGATTGCAGAGGAAATTGATTTTATAGGGGGAAAACTCTCAGCAGCCGGAGGTGAAGACTATTCCTCTGCCTCATTGGTAGTGCTCAAAAAAGACATCTCAACAGGCATGGAACTGTTGACTGATATACTGCTGAATCCCGTATTTCCTGCAGAAGAACTGGAAAGAAAGAAGAAAGAAACCATAGCCGCAATCATATCGGAAAGGGATGATCCAGGAGCAGTGGCATCAAAGGAATTTTACAGGGCAGTGTTTCAGGGACACCCTTACGGAATTCCTGTTGAAGGTGATGAAGAATCTGTCAGCAGGATTACGCGGGATGACATAATGAATTTTTATCAGCAATTTTATAAACCGAACAACACTATTATTTCAGTTACCGGTGATCTTAATTACAAAGAGGCCGTCTCACTTATAGAGACATCTTTTGTGCGATGGGATAAGTCCAGGCTTAAATTACCTGAAGTCCCTCCTGTGAATAAGGTTTCGAAAGGGGACTCAATCCTGATTGACCGCAATATCACCCAGTCTAATATAGTGTTGGGCCATACAGGCATCTCAAGAGACAACCCGGATTATTATGCAGTGAGCCTGATGAATTATATATTGGGCGGCGGCGGCTTTGAGTCGCGAATGACAAAGGAGATCAGGGATAACAAGGGGCTTGCTTACTCTGTCTACAGTCACTTTGACGTAAACAGGTTTCCCGGGGCCTTTACAGTTGAGGTGCAGACAAAAAATGAATCAGCCAGAGATGCAATAGAAGGGATCAGGACAGAGTTGAAAAAGATCCGGGAAGAGCAGGTCAGTGACGATGAGTTAAACGATGCCAAGGCGTATCTGACCGGCAGTTTTCCACTAAGGCTGGATACGAATGCAAAGATATCAAACTTTATGCTGATGGTCGAGTATTACAACCTCGGCCCTGACTATATAAGAGACTACCCAAATAAGATAAACAGTGTTACCAAAGATGATATTCTGCGTGTGGCAAGGAAGTATATTGACACAGAAAATTGTGTAACAGTTGTCGTAGGCAAACAGGAAAAAACAGGATTGAGGAAGTGA
- a CDS encoding insulinase family protein has translation MSRLIAIALAVLYLFTGSAFGSEIREHFLPNGLKIVTVENHKSPVVTFQVWYKVGSRNEITGRTGISHLLEHMMFKGTPKYGKGEYSGIVARNGGNENAFTSQDYTAYFQNISSDRLEISFDLESDRMVNLLLDPNEFMLERDVVKEERRLRTEDDPVSSLIEELYAAAFKIHPYHSPIIGWMTDLDNLSREDTYNYYKTYYRPDNATIVVVGDFNTEDLINKIGHYFGGIPKGEPMRDVKISEDDQKGERRFLYKREAQLPYVIYGYHAPNYKDRDHYALELLNNILSGGKSSRLYQNIVYSKQIALTAGGGFTPVQTDPELFYFYAQLKPDRTTEEAEAALKEEIERIKREPVSTRELQKARNQIEASFIMGQDSVFYQAMLIGQLETTGAGAKYLESYIDEIRQVTPEDIMRVANKYFMDDNRTVGVLVPLPQKQ, from the coding sequence GTGTCAAGACTCATAGCCATAGCATTAGCTGTACTATATTTATTCACGGGTTCAGCATTTGGTTCAGAAATAAGAGAGCACTTTCTGCCAAATGGCCTTAAAATCGTAACCGTAGAAAACCATAAATCCCCGGTCGTGACATTTCAGGTCTGGTACAAGGTGGGCTCACGCAATGAAATCACCGGCAGGACCGGAATATCCCATTTGCTTGAACACATGATGTTCAAGGGAACACCAAAATATGGGAAAGGTGAGTATTCAGGGATTGTGGCAAGAAATGGGGGCAATGAAAACGCCTTTACAAGCCAGGATTACACCGCCTACTTTCAGAACATATCGAGCGACAGGCTTGAGATATCCTTTGACCTGGAATCAGACCGCATGGTCAATCTCCTGCTTGACCCAAATGAGTTCATGCTGGAGCGTGATGTTGTTAAGGAAGAGCGGAGGCTCCGCACTGAAGATGACCCGGTATCATCCCTGATAGAAGAACTCTATGCCGCTGCTTTTAAGATCCATCCATACCATTCACCTATAATAGGATGGATGACGGACCTCGACAACCTCTCCAGGGAAGATACTTATAATTATTATAAAACATATTACAGGCCTGACAATGCCACAATCGTGGTTGTCGGGGATTTTAATACGGAAGACCTTATTAATAAAATTGGTCACTATTTTGGGGGCATTCCAAAAGGTGAACCTATGCGGGATGTAAAGATTTCAGAGGATGATCAAAAAGGTGAGAGGCGGTTTCTGTATAAGCGTGAAGCGCAGCTGCCTTATGTTATATACGGATATCATGCCCCTAATTATAAAGACCGGGATCATTATGCACTTGAGCTCTTGAATAATATACTGTCAGGCGGCAAGAGTTCGCGGCTCTATCAGAATATCGTTTACTCTAAACAGATTGCATTAACAGCAGGCGGCGGTTTTACACCTGTACAGACCGACCCTGAGCTTTTCTATTTTTATGCACAACTTAAACCTGACAGGACGACTGAAGAGGCTGAGGCTGCATTAAAGGAAGAAATAGAGCGGATTAAGAGGGAGCCTGTTTCAACAAGGGAACTTCAAAAGGCAAGAAACCAGATAGAGGCCTCATTCATTATGGGACAGGACTCTGTTTTCTATCAGGCTATGCTCATAGGCCAGCTTGAAACTACCGGCGCCGGGGCAAAGTACCTTGAAAGCTATATTGATGAAATCCGTCAGGTCACGCCAGAGGATATAATGCGGGTGGCTAACAAATATTTCATGGATGACAACAGGACTGTGGGGGTGTTGGTGCCGCTACCCCAGAAGCAATGA
- a CDS encoding transglycosylase SLT domain-containing protein, which yields MKRFKTFLAGTIFLLLAVFIMNSAGNREARAEYPYSITSYLDGSIFNNDNREYAVDSSEDVPPYVLEKASSYMELFTTSGRELFQQWLDQSMQYMPLIKAILREEGLPEDLAFLPLIESGFNVNARSRASATGMWQFMSSTGVSYGLKVNGWIDERRDPVKSTRAAARHLKDLYETFGSWPLALASYNAGSGKIQRVLDKNGSSSFWEIGQSRALAAETKNYIPKFMAAMIIARNPEAFGFTFMEVPEFQYDLLEVPSGIDLHTIEEQSGISLGLIRAINPELKGNIIPLNENRYVLRLPNGVGSVFIENFALLLPEQRVRYKEYKIRKGDSLSKIAAKFNTSVASVRQANRLKKNRIVSGKTILIPVRLPYSDDIVRLLNPPVV from the coding sequence ATGAAGAGATTTAAAACTTTTTTAGCCGGCACTATATTTCTGCTCCTGGCAGTTTTTATAATGAACAGTGCAGGAAATAGGGAGGCCCGGGCTGAGTATCCTTATTCTATAACATCATATCTGGATGGCTCTATTTTTAACAATGACAACAGGGAATACGCTGTTGATTCATCTGAGGATGTGCCACCGTACGTATTGGAGAAGGCGTCCTCCTATATGGAGCTGTTCACAACATCCGGCCGTGAGTTATTCCAGCAGTGGCTTGATCAGTCCATGCAGTATATGCCGCTTATTAAGGCAATTTTAAGAGAGGAGGGCCTTCCTGAAGACCTTGCCTTTCTTCCTCTCATTGAGAGTGGATTTAATGTTAATGCGAGGTCAAGGGCCAGCGCTACCGGAATGTGGCAGTTCATGTCTTCAACAGGGGTGTCGTATGGGCTTAAAGTCAATGGCTGGATAGACGAGAGGCGTGATCCTGTCAAGTCCACAAGGGCGGCAGCGAGGCATCTAAAGGATTTATATGAGACATTTGGTTCATGGCCTCTCGCCCTTGCGTCGTATAATGCCGGCAGCGGTAAAATACAAAGGGTACTTGATAAGAACGGGTCATCTTCATTCTGGGAGATAGGACAAAGCAGGGCACTGGCTGCAGAAACCAAAAACTATATTCCGAAGTTTATGGCTGCAATGATAATTGCAAGGAATCCTGAGGCGTTTGGTTTTACCTTCATGGAGGTCCCCGAATTTCAATACGACCTGCTGGAGGTTCCATCAGGCATTGACTTACACACAATAGAAGAACAATCCGGCATAAGTCTTGGATTGATTCGTGCAATAAATCCAGAACTTAAAGGCAATATTATACCATTAAACGAAAACCGGTATGTTCTTCGCCTTCCAAATGGTGTTGGCTCTGTTTTTATAGAAAACTTTGCACTGCTGCTGCCTGAACAAAGAGTCAGATATAAGGAATATAAGATTAGGAAGGGTGACAGTTTGAGCAAGATAGCAGCCAAATTTAATACTTCAGTTGCTTCTGTCAGACAGGCT